DNA from Alnus glutinosa chromosome 2, dhAlnGlut1.1, whole genome shotgun sequence:
TATGAACACTGGATGAGATGGGGGCATTTTTGGTGCACGTGATCGACTTTCTATCCAAACAGACGGGTGAATGAACGGATTGTATTTTTTGCCACGCATTGGCAAGTTCAGGAGGGTCATATCTAAATTTTGGTATATTTGGGGGTATATCGCCAGGCCGTGGATAAATCATGGGGGCAAAGTGtctttttcccttaatttttttattttgggtctCTTTGTCTCTATATGCgaatgagtttttaattttgagttttgtCTAAATTGGTTCAGATTTGTGCAAATTTTTAAGAGTTGTTCTGTATGTGAGACAGGGGTCTGGCTCTTGTCTGACTCTTGTCCCATATTGcaagtttttaactttttttatatgttaatatataGTTTCCTATATGTTAATCATAAGAAGTATTTGTTTCAGACCTTCAGGAATTCACAGTCATCATGTCCTATTAAAGGAGTTTTCATATTCTTCTTGTTAAGTATTTGGTTTTTTAGCATTTCCTGCAAAGTTGATATTCTATTGTTGCTATTGCTTAAGGTGTCTTTATATGTTATTTCAGGTGATATTCTTGCTCGAATTTGGTACTGTAATTGGTACTGAAGATAAGTAGCAGAGAAATGGggtagtgctttttttttttttttctttttttttctttttttttttgtaagatatgGTTTTTGAGGTTTATCATATTGATTATGATATTAAAACAattgggttagctttggtttgataattacaagtcttggttttgattaattctatggatgtttggattttttGTTATGAGATTAATATAGTCTTAGAAGTAGAAATCTAAAAGCTGTTGGTAATTTTGTGAACATATATGTTAGTGAATCTTGGATCTGAATGACGCTGGAGAATatacagaaaaaaataaaaaataaaaaaaaaataaaaaaaatatgtgctctAATTTTTTCAACTAATCTGCACCTGTTTGATTGGGTCATGGGTGTATAGGACAGTTTGTTTGCTTCTTGTTACTTCGATCTACTTTGTACTACTTCAGATTCTTGCATTGGAATCTTAGTCGAAAGTTTGGTTTTTGCAGGTTTCAATCACGTGATGCCATAATTGAGCTTGTTTTCTAACATGGGATTTTTAATGGTTTATCTCAAGTCCTGAAATTTGCATGGGGTTGTTCTCCTTGTATTTAAACTTTCAAATATCGGATTTTTACGTGAAATTTTTGCTCCTTATGGTTCCAATGATTTCAAGCTGTAATTTAGTTAATTTGTTTGCTCATGTGGAGATTTTGGGCGAAATCAATAGTAGGATTATTATGTATGTATGGGGTTGTTGTCATTGTATTTAAACTTTCAAATATCGGatttttatgtgaaatttttgCTCCTTATGGTTCCAATGATTTCAAGCTGTAATTTAGTTAATTTGTTTGCTCATGTGGAGTTTTTGGGCGAAATCAATCATAGGATTATTATGTACGCAGTTTGATGTTCTCGGGTTTTACAATTTAATTGGTTTCACTCAGTTAGTCCATAAATAGATCTGAGTGTGAATTTTCTGCTTCACTGACCCATCATTTTTTTGATTCGGTGAACCCCGGATCTGAATCTGAAGAAACTAACACAAagcaaactgaaaattattctTGATCTGCTCCGAGTGGATGTGGGTTGCCCGACCACGTTTTAAACTAAAAGGCCTCCAGAATTTTTTCTAGACTGAAGGCTTACTGCATGCCTTTTGTAAGTGACTATATATAAAAAGGACACCCACCTTTTGTAGGTTCTATTCCCTTGTTTGTAGTCTTTTTGAAAAGGATATAAATACTGAAATTTCTTGAGTATACATCTCAATATTTTAATAAGTGAAAGAACTCATTGATTCCTCAATCCGACAAATTAAAGCTCCCTGCATTCCTCAAGTTTACTTTTAAATTACAGGGCTTCTAATGTGCATGTACTTAtgtagttttatttattggggGTTGTTGGGCGCAAGAATGCTAAACAACATGTGATTTCGAAGTTTCATTTGGAAAAGATGATGACACATACCTTGTCGTAAACCATAAAAGAAAGGATTTAGGTCAAGAGCATGTTGACAACACCATAATCTTAAACAAGCAAATATTGGCCAAACATAATAATAAGTTGACCGAAAAAAAAGGCTGAAATTGGGTTTGGTCTAGTTGACATTTAATCCCATTCCCATATAAAAACTAAAGCCAACTATTTATTAACATAAttgccttttattttcatgCCATATCtgttcccttttttatttttatttttattttttattgggtttgTTCGTTTACAATAAAACCAGGCATCAAGCTAGTGATCAACCATGTGTACATGGCATGATCTTCACAACAACGATTGCATGCCACTCTCGATCACTCGGGATAGGCCTCAATAATGGATGGTATAGTTggaattttgatgattttgtagCGACCGAAGCCTGCTTCCACCAATAGTTTCTGCCATTCAAGCTCAGTCCTCTCCTTTCCGCCAGTGGTGTGTGCCATCATCAACAAATCGAATGCCATGCGGGTCtcatcaaacaaatcattgccATCTTTCTCAAGAACAATATCTACAATAATAAGCTTTCCACTCTTCTCTGGTATTGCTTTTCTGCAATTCTTCAAAATCTTCATGCAATGTTCGTCACTCCAATCGTGTAGTACCCACTGCATGCaccgattttttttattaatttgatgTGATCAAATATTTTACTAGTATTATTTGATGTGATCCAATAATGTTTTAGGGCTGCGAGTTGTATTGCaacttttattaaaagtttCTTACACGTTGACATGACAGTTTATGTAGTATTTATAATTAGGACTGTCAATTTTTTAGAGGACTTGTAaactcaacataaaattaaagaattaggATGAAAGAACTAATCCCTTTGATTAGGAGTTAGGGTCGAGCATTTTTCAGAATATTTATAATAGTTGATTGCATGTGATGTGATCTAATGGATTACCAATTatatagtgaaaaaaaaaaaaaaaaaaaaaaaaaaaaaaacactaaaacttcAATAGTAGACCCAAAAGGGgggaaagaataaagaaagaaaagaaggtggAACCTAATGGACTACGTACTGAATACATACCTTCATGAAAACTGCATCAGCATTAGGAATGGCATCAAACATGTCACCTCCAACATGGGAGACCCCCTCTCGCACTGGTGCTGTGGCAACAACATGCGGTAGATCGAAGTTAATACCTTTGATGTGTGGATGTGCTTTAACAATCTCACCTGTCATCCCTCCCGTCCCACCTCCTACATCCACCAATGATCCCACGCTGGCAAACCCATCTTTGTATTCCGCCAGTACCTCCCCCATCACGATCTTGGTCGTACACGCCATGGCATCATTGAAGATGTTGTTGAACTCAGGATTTTTCGATGCAAAGTCCCAAAACTCACAGCTATGGGCCTTCTTGAACGCAGTTCCCCCTTCTTTGACACATTGGTTGAGGTAATAGAACGGTGCCAATACCCATGGATGGCTCCTCAGTAAGATCATTGGCACTAGGCTCAGCTCAGCATCATGCAAAAGCCATCTTGACGCCTGGTTCAACCCGTAGACTGTCTCCCTGTCACTCTCCAGTGAATTATGTTCGGTGAAGATGTTTTTGCGGACTAGTGATCTCATGATACGTGCGAGGAAGGGGATATCAGGAGATGGAGAATCAATCCCAGAGGCTATTTGGCGCAAAGTAATCGGGGCACCATGAGAGTGTATAATGTCAGCGATGCGGAGCTCCACGGCACATTTCAACGCCATAGAGTCCACCGAGCCCAACATGTGTCGCCAAATTTCGGCTTGGCCTTGTACAAATGCCAGAGTTTCTTTTGGTTCCATtttctctctgatctctcactctcacacacacatgcacaaATGAGGTTAAAGTTTGATACCTGTATATAAAGACTAAAAGCAGCAGTTTGGCAACTAAATGCAAAATTTCTAACTCCCAtttcacttctctaaaaaattcaaatcgaaccattataattttttttacactttttatatcacggtaataattttttattactatttaaataaaaaatttactataaaataaaattattttacttttttataaaatattctcaaattttatatcatatcaatcacttcttactactattgaAATAAATATCTCGTACTCCTTTTATAACGTTTATTATTGTTTGGTCCAGCAAATTAAAAGTTAGCATAGAAGTGATCGATGGATAGTGGATACTACATATCCAAACGTacgttttctatttttgtttttctaggcATCCACACATGCATGTCTTGCTTTAGGACAACATCAACAATTAATGACAGCCTCATCACCAAAAAATCTTTCTACAATAATAGCAGTTACTGTTTGTTTCCCGCATTTCCTCTCAGCCATTCCCGAATATTGACAAAATCTTCATTACTTCATTCATGTACTACGTACCGTCTACGGCCACATGCATTCAAAAATGTATTATGGCCTCATTGTTATCGATCACATCAACAAGATTTATAAGATCCATTAATATTGCTTTTAGGCAAtggaaaatattaatttttataataataataataataataataataataataaagttgaGACTTCCAATTAAATTTACGAAAAATCATTTGTTATGCACAtacaattatatttaaaatgaaactaaaataatctcattttcttttttctttttttctttttttttttttatgaataagtgaATGTTATTAATACCAAGAAAACAACACCTTACAGACGAAAGGTTtccaacaaatccaaaacaaacaaaaaagagcaATCAAAGCTCACAACCAACAAAACACTTAACTAGAACAGAAAAAGCAATGTTCCAGTTTAAAAAAAGAGCAACATTTTCCCTGGTCTTTGTAAATTTGCCCTTGCCAGAAATACGGGATCGAATTTCCCAATAAATCAATCGAAACAACTATTCCTCAGTTTTTGGTCTACCATGATGCCTAATCTCATTTCTAGCTCTCCACAAATGATACACAACAGAATTCAAAGCTAATCTGCATAAAACACCCCACAATCTCTTACATCTATGCATGCAATTTTGCCAAATTCGGGAGCCAAAGCTGCATTTGAAGAACATATGATCTTGACTCTCTATTCCATGTCTGCAATAAACACACTGAGTATCACCTGTACAACCCCAAGCCGTAActcttgatgtgaattttaattgtactcgcaagtgtatgaatcgtttgcagttaatggattgcaagtgcaaggtcgatcCTAAAGAGAattatgtttttgaaaacaaaatttatgactaattaatcaaatcctaacctaattccaaaaaaatgtttgattttggtgaataaaagaaaacataaataaaataaaataaaaggtactaaggttttggaatctgcacccaccgaatcataacaacatacttcatgttcatcaatactaATCTCAGTACCATCCTCGAATTCTCAGAAGTTTCCTCCAAGTCCATGAGCAGTCTTGGGGAAGAGATCCAAACCAAGCAAACAAGGACCAAATAAGCCTCATCATGGAAGAAACATTCCAAGTCTTTATTATACATTTCAACCCCAAGCCACCTTCTGTCTTAGGGAAACAAATATCTTCCCAAGCAACTTTGGCCTTTGCAAATTCACCATCCTTGCCAGTCCACAAAaaccaattaattttttttaaaaatatcctTTAGAACACTCTTAGACAATATAAAATTGCTAGTCCAATAAACTTGCAAGCCATAGAGAACTGAGGTAATCAGTTGAAACCTCCC
Protein-coding regions in this window:
- the LOC133859227 gene encoding desmethylxanthohumol 6'-O-methyltransferase-like; its protein translation is MEPKETLAFVQGQAEIWRHMLGSVDSMALKCAVELRIADIIHSHGAPITLRQIASGIDSPSPDIPFLARIMRSLVRKNIFTEHNSLESDRETVYGLNQASRWLLHDAELSLVPMILLRSHPWVLAPFYYLNQCVKEGGTAFKKAHSCEFWDFASKNPEFNNIFNDAMACTTKIVMGEVLAEYKDGFASVGSLVDVGGGTGGMTGEIVKAHPHIKGINFDLPHVVATAPVREGVSHVGGDMFDAIPNADAVFMKWVLHDWSDEHCMKILKNCRKAIPEKSGKLIIVDIVLEKDGNDLFDETRMAFDLLMMAHTTGGKERTELEWQKLLVEAGFGRYKIIKIPTIPSIIEAYPE